A genomic stretch from Cardiocondyla obscurior isolate alpha-2009 linkage group LG10, Cobs3.1, whole genome shotgun sequence includes:
- the Glurs-m gene encoding nondiscriminating glutamyl-tRNA synthetase EARS2, mitochondrial — translation MQRSNILCVTSIQLLQRRFFKKYHVRVRFAPSPTGHLHLGGLRTALYNYLFARNNNGTFILRIEDTDQTRTIPGAIEKLQDDLLWAGIISDEDPTRGGPFGPYLQSSRLELYKEQVLNLLNNESAYYCFCTENRLALLRKEAMKCGQIPRYDNRCRHFTKDEVKEMLRKNLSYCIRFKLSSTPETFHDIVYGDVFHDVTKSEGDPVIIKSDGYPTYHFANVVDDHFMEISHVLRGIEWQVSTSKHIMLYKAFGWDPPIYGHLPLILNVDGSKLSKRQGDIKIESFRKQGIFPLALLNYIIGAGGGFNRKWEDQDLYSYQELIKQFDISKIKLNSGKLMPDKLYEFNKMEIANLLQNKKNHKFFIERIKKLVLEAFSGQKNVGNLQLDDDHIITTLKWAQNRILTLNDLVKEDLAFLWIVPSSMPNVKQTGCSDAIKLLNAELVEIDASNYKTDWMILFLRDFAKKNGVPFATLMKTLRSVMSGVKVGPPVAEMMEILGKDETLLRLQRCVS, via the exons ATGCAGCGTAGTAACATACTCTGCGTGACAAGTATCCAGCTGTTGCAGAgacgtttctttaaaaagtaCCACGTAAGGGTTAGATTTGCACCCAGTCCTACCg GCCACTTGCACTTAGGAGGATTGCGTACTgcattgtataattatttatttgcacgcAATAACAATGgcacatttattttaagaattgaGGATACAGATCAAACAAGAACAATCCCTGGAGCAATAGAAAAACTTCAAGATGATTTGTTGTGGGCAGGGATTATATCTGATGAGGATCCTACTAGAGGGGGTCCCTTTGGTCCTTATTTGCAATCATCAAGGCTTGAATTATACAA GGAGCAAGTACTTAATCTCTTGAACAATGAATCTGCTTATTACTGCTTTTGTACAGAAAACAGGCTGGcattattaagaaaagaagCAATGAAATGTGGACAAATACCCAGATATGATAATAGATGTCGGCATTTTACTAAGGATGAAGTAAAAGAAATGCTTCGAAAAAATTTGTCTTATTGCATTAGATTTAAg TTATCGTCCACACCTGAAACTTTTCATGATATAGTTTATGGAGATGTCTTTCATGATGTTACCAAATCTGAAGGAGATCCAGTCATTATAAAATCAGATGGTTATCCTACTTATCATTTTGCAAATGTAGTTGATGATCATTTTATGGAAATATCTCATGTCTTACGTGGCATTGAATGGCAAGTTTCTACGTCTAAACACATAATGCTTTATaa AGCATTTGGCTGGGATCCTCCTATATATGGACATTTACCTTTAATATTGAATGTGGATGGATCCAAGTTATCAAAAAGACAAGGTGATATAAAGATTGAGTCATTTAGAAAACAGGGTATATTTCCATTAGcgttgttaaattatataataggGGCTGGTGGTGGTTTTAATAGAAAATGGGAGGACCAAGATCTTTACAGCTatcaagaattaattaaacag tTTGatattagtaaaataaaattgaattctGGGAAACTCATGCCTGATAAACTATATGAATTTAACAAGATGGAAATagcaaatttattacaaaataaaaaaaatcataaattttttattgagagaattaaaaaattagtgttAGAAGCATTTTCAGGACA gaaaAATGTTGGAAATTTGCAATTAGATGATGATCATATAATAACTACATTGAAGTGGGCACAAAACAGAATATTGACACTCAATGATCTTGTTAAAGAAGATTTAGCATTTTTATGGATTGTTCCATCTTCTATGCCAAACGTTAAACAAACTGGATGTTCAG acgcaattaaattattaaacgcggAATTAGTTGAAATAGACGCTAGTAATTACAAAACCGATTGGATGATACTATTTTTGAGGGATTTTGCCAAGAAAAATGGAGTTCCATTTGCTACTTTAATGAAAACTCTGAGAAGTGTTATGAGTGGCGTAAAG GTCGGACCACCTGTTGCTGAAATGATGGAAATTTTGGGAAAAGACGAAACATTATTGCGGCTACAGCGTTGCGTTTCTTGA